In one window of Tistrella bauzanensis DNA:
- a CDS encoding DUF3275 family protein translates to MATPSASEKSVAPIVVPGQLTLRTIRGKNGPFTVGRLATHLGTFEVKDPELEQYPEGKYDGEFIIRYIFPKSYPVGGGMRFEIRASLDGMTLNGIDKLSRDEARSFATQDVDPLDEEQGAQPAATPAKPTKASRPAKPAPVQASADPLVDTTPFGVDAPPPATAAAPGSTEDGDAALFGLLWPLGESVKLDSTIDRRTLRAQIARLGELGYALDFKTQEWSRQAEPKPA, encoded by the coding sequence ATGGCAACCCCATCGGCTTCCGAGAAATCTGTTGCGCCCATCGTCGTCCCCGGCCAGCTCACGCTGCGTACCATCCGCGGCAAGAACGGCCCGTTCACGGTTGGCCGCCTCGCGACGCACCTCGGTACTTTCGAGGTCAAAGACCCGGAGCTGGAGCAGTACCCCGAAGGCAAGTACGACGGGGAATTCATCATCAGGTACATCTTCCCGAAGTCCTATCCGGTCGGCGGCGGCATGCGGTTCGAGATCCGTGCCAGCCTCGACGGCATGACGCTCAACGGCATCGACAAACTCAGCCGCGACGAAGCCCGCAGCTTCGCCACCCAGGACGTCGATCCGCTCGATGAAGAGCAAGGGGCGCAGCCTGCGGCAACGCCGGCCAAGCCCACCAAAGCGTCCAGGCCCGCCAAGCCCGCACCCGTGCAGGCGTCCGCGGACCCGCTGGTCGATACCACGCCCTTCGGCGTGGATGCGCCACCGCCTGCTACGGCCGCTGCCCCCGGCAGCACCGAAGACGGTGACGCCGCGCTCTTCGGCCTGCTGTGGCCGCTGGGCGAGTCCGTGAAACTGGATTCGACCATCGACCGCCGCACCCTGCGCGCGCAGATCGCCCGCCTGGGCGAGCTGGGCTACGCGCTGGACTTCAAGACGCAGGAGTGGAGCCGCCAGGCCGAACCAAAACCTGCGTGA
- a CDS encoding DUF932 domain-containing protein: MSLVSRFAPQSPILRSDRPLSDDRIRAVVPSIFADAPHGSRSDRYAYIPTSTVLTKLRQEGFEPFMVCQTRVRNEDRREYTKHLIRLRHASQINGDEANEIILLNSHDGTSSYQMLAGMFRFVCHNGLVCGDTTADIRVPHKGDVASQVIEGAYGVLEGFERVQNARDAMRTITLDEGEAEVFANSALALKYDDPAKSTPVTESQLLAPRRWDDRKNDLWAVFNRVQENLVKGGLNGRTANGRNQRTRPVQGIDQNLRLNRALWLLAEGMRQLKA; encoded by the coding sequence ATGTCTCTGGTATCCCGCTTTGCTCCGCAATCCCCGATCCTGCGCTCTGATCGCCCACTCTCGGACGACCGCATTCGTGCCGTCGTTCCGTCGATCTTCGCCGACGCTCCACATGGGAGCCGGTCCGATCGGTATGCCTACATACCGACCTCGACCGTGCTGACCAAGCTGCGCCAGGAGGGCTTCGAGCCCTTCATGGTGTGTCAGACGCGCGTGCGCAACGAAGACCGGCGCGAGTACACGAAGCACCTCATCCGACTTCGCCATGCAAGCCAGATCAACGGCGACGAGGCGAACGAGATCATCCTGCTCAACAGCCATGACGGCACGAGCAGCTATCAGATGCTCGCCGGCATGTTCCGGTTCGTCTGCCACAACGGCCTGGTTTGCGGTGACACCACCGCAGACATCCGCGTTCCCCACAAGGGCGACGTGGCCAGCCAGGTGATCGAAGGTGCCTACGGAGTCCTCGAAGGTTTCGAGCGCGTGCAGAACGCGCGCGATGCGATGCGCACCATCACCCTCGATGAGGGCGAAGCGGAGGTCTTTGCGAACTCTGCGCTCGCACTCAAGTACGACGATCCGGCCAAGTCCACGCCTGTCACCGAGAGCCAACTGCTGGCCCCTCGGCGATGGGACGACCGCAAGAACGACCTGTGGGCCGTCTTCAACCGCGTCCAGGAGAACCTAGTCAAAGGGGGCCTGAACGGACGCACGGCCAACGGCCGCAATCAGCGCACCCGTCCGGTGCAAGGCATCGACCAGAACCTGCGCCTGAACCGGGCGTTGTGGCTGCTGGCCGAAGGCATGCGCCAGCTCAAGGCGTGA
- a CDS encoding DUF3577 domain-containing protein: MNTTSNEKSYFDLHTSGIGYIQRVREVPVRGGRRAQPFLACTIAALVGPARDPSYRYFDVKVSGAEAKKLVQRYIGVDDPKQRPLVRFRLGDLWGDVYIRDKGEQKGQAAASLKARLLKAELIDRAELASIEQHELITRGIGYLNRVKDVTPKAGDSFLSCTVAALAGPVDEPEYRYFDTIVATPEAEHLVRRCVQAVEGDRKVLIAFRLNDMKIDPYIRTKGEHAGEPAASLESTLVHIGLIKIDGTQVYPTSQAQAEAPPAEDASASEADDAIDTATEPAEREPEAQVQEQEPALAASF, encoded by the coding sequence ATGAACACCACGTCCAACGAGAAATCGTATTTCGACCTCCACACCTCGGGCATCGGCTACATCCAGCGTGTCCGTGAAGTGCCCGTCCGGGGCGGCCGCCGTGCGCAGCCTTTCCTGGCATGCACCATCGCCGCGCTGGTCGGCCCCGCCCGGGACCCCAGCTACCGCTACTTCGACGTCAAGGTCTCGGGTGCCGAGGCCAAGAAGCTCGTTCAGCGCTACATCGGCGTTGACGATCCCAAGCAGCGCCCGCTGGTGCGCTTTCGCCTCGGTGACCTGTGGGGCGATGTGTACATCCGCGACAAGGGTGAGCAGAAGGGTCAGGCCGCCGCGTCCCTCAAGGCGCGACTGCTCAAGGCCGAACTGATCGACCGGGCCGAACTGGCTTCGATCGAGCAGCACGAGTTGATCACCCGCGGCATCGGCTATCTCAATCGTGTGAAGGACGTCACCCCAAAAGCTGGCGACTCGTTCCTCTCTTGCACCGTCGCGGCACTGGCCGGGCCTGTCGATGAACCGGAGTATCGGTACTTCGACACCATCGTCGCCACCCCGGAAGCCGAGCACCTGGTTCGCCGGTGCGTTCAGGCCGTCGAGGGTGACCGCAAGGTGCTGATCGCCTTCCGTCTGAACGACATGAAGATCGATCCGTACATCCGCACCAAGGGTGAGCACGCCGGGGAACCGGCCGCCAGCCTGGAATCGACGCTGGTCCACATCGGTCTCATCAAGATCGACGGCACCCAGGTCTATCCGACGAGCCAGGCGCAAGCCGAGGCGCCGCCGGCCGAAGACGCATCCGCGTCCGAAGCCGACGATGCCATCGACACGGCCACCGAGCCCGCCGAGCGCGAGCCCGAGGCGCAAGTCCAGGAGCAGGAGCCGGCATTGGCTGCTTCGTTCTGA
- a CDS encoding DUF3085 domain-containing protein — MVLVKDQGVYFLAERGERRPDGRQALLAYAVGCNPDTDPFDDWWHLAGRELGGDDFAEYFDPKDGLFTRLQHSADDLVLSATATHLSLAVVPPA, encoded by the coding sequence ATTGTCCTGGTCAAGGATCAGGGCGTGTACTTCCTCGCCGAGCGTGGGGAGCGTCGCCCGGATGGGCGCCAGGCACTGCTCGCCTACGCCGTCGGATGCAACCCGGACACCGACCCGTTCGATGACTGGTGGCACCTCGCCGGCCGCGAGCTGGGCGGCGATGACTTCGCGGAGTATTTCGACCCGAAGGACGGCCTGTTCACGCGCCTCCAGCACTCGGCGGACGATCTCGTGCTTTCCGCCACCGCCACGCACCTGTCCTTAGCAGTGGTGCCTCCCGCCTGA
- the merA gene encoding mercury(II) reductase, which produces MAEAITLHIEGMTCTSCAEHVQQALTNVPGVRAASVSYPQRQAEIEADAGVSVAPLVAAVATLGYRARLTDTPNKPAGLLDKALGWLGGETKHVGGEQALHVAVIGSGGAAMAAALKAVEQGARVTLIERGTIGGTCVNVGCVPSKIMIRAAHIVHLRRESPFDAGLPAAAPAVLRERLLAQQQGRVEELRHAKYEGILASTPAITVLRGEARFRDTRTLTVATADGGTHEVNFDRCLIATGASPALPPIPGLADTPHWTSTEALESSSLPERLAVIGSSVVAVELAQAFARLGSQVTILARSTLFFREDPAIGEAVTDAFRAEGIEVLDHTQASHVAYAGGEFVLTTGQGEVRADKLLVATGRAPNTRSLNLEAAGVEVNAQGAIVIDRAMRTSAPHIFAAGDCTDQPQFVYVAAAAGTRAAINMTGGDAALDLTAMPAVVFTDPQVATVGYSEAEAHHDGIETDSRLLTLDNVPRALANFDTRGFIKLVAEAGSGRLIGVQAVAPEAGELIQTAALAIRHRMTVQELADQLFPYLTMVEGLKLAAQTFNKDVKQLSCCAG; this is translated from the coding sequence GCGATCACCCTCCACATCGAAGGCATGACCTGCACGTCGTGCGCCGAGCACGTCCAGCAGGCTTTGACGAACGTGCCCGGCGTGCGCGCGGCCTCGGTGTCCTATCCGCAGCGGCAGGCCGAAATCGAGGCGGATGCAGGCGTGAGCGTGGCCCCGCTGGTTGCCGCAGTGGCCACGCTCGGCTATCGCGCACGGCTTACCGACACGCCGAACAAGCCTGCCGGCCTGCTAGACAAGGCGCTGGGCTGGCTCGGTGGCGAAACGAAGCATGTTGGCGGTGAACAAGCGCTGCACGTGGCTGTGATAGGCAGCGGCGGCGCGGCGATGGCGGCTGCCTTGAAGGCCGTGGAGCAAGGCGCCCGCGTCACGCTGATCGAGCGCGGCACCATCGGCGGCACCTGCGTCAATGTCGGCTGCGTGCCGTCCAAGATCATGATCCGCGCCGCGCACATCGTCCACCTGCGCCGCGAAAGCCCGTTCGATGCTGGCCTGCCGGCCGCAGCGCCCGCTGTACTGCGCGAGCGGCTGCTGGCCCAGCAACAAGGCCGCGTCGAGGAGCTGCGCCATGCCAAGTACGAAGGCATCCTGGCAAGCACTCCGGCCATCACCGTGCTGCGCGGCGAGGCCCGGTTCAGGGACACGCGCACGCTGACCGTGGCGACCGCTGACGGCGGCACGCACGAGGTGAACTTCGACCGCTGCCTGATTGCCACCGGCGCGAGCCCGGCGCTTCCGCCAATCCCGGGCCTTGCGGACACACCCCACTGGACCTCCACCGAGGCGCTGGAAAGCAGCTCGCTCCCCGAGCGGCTGGCCGTGATTGGTTCCTCCGTGGTGGCGGTCGAGTTGGCGCAAGCCTTCGCCCGGCTGGGCAGCCAGGTCACGATCCTGGCGCGCAGCACGCTGTTCTTCCGAGAAGACCCGGCCATCGGGGAAGCCGTAACAGACGCCTTCCGCGCCGAGGGCATCGAGGTGCTGGACCACACCCAGGCGAGCCACGTTGCCTATGCGGGCGGGGAATTCGTGCTCACCACCGGGCAGGGGGAAGTGCGCGCCGACAAGCTGCTGGTCGCCACCGGTCGCGCGCCGAACACGCGCAGCCTGAACCTTGAAGCGGCAGGCGTCGAAGTCAATGCGCAGGGAGCCATCGTCATCGACCGCGCCATGCGCACGAGCGCACCGCACATCTTTGCTGCCGGCGACTGCACCGACCAGCCGCAGTTCGTCTATGTGGCGGCGGCGGCCGGCACGCGCGCCGCGATCAACATGACCGGCGGCGACGCGGCGCTGGACCTGACGGCGATGCCGGCGGTGGTGTTCACCGATCCGCAGGTGGCGACCGTGGGCTACAGCGAGGCGGAAGCGCACCACGACGGCATCGAGACCGACAGCCGGCTGCTGACGCTCGACAACGTGCCGAGGGCGCTCGCCAACTTCGACACGCGCGGCTTCATCAAGCTGGTGGCGGAAGCTGGCTCAGGGCGGCTGATCGGCGTACAGGCGGTCGCGCCGGAAGCGGGCGAACTGATCCAGACGGCCGCGCTGGCGATCCGCCACCGGATGACCGTGCAGGAGCTGGCCGACCAGTTGTTCCCCTACCTGACCATGGTCGAGGGACTGAAGCTCGCGGCGCAGACCTTCAACAAGGACGTGAAGCAACTGTCCTGTTGCGCCGGATGA